GGTGTCTGTTGTTGGAGAAGAATACAAATGTGAAACAGGCAGGTTAAACAGAGAAACACATTATATTTTTTGGATATCATTCTATTAATGTGAGAATTTGGGGACCAGTTATCTGTGATATTCCTTTCTGCAGACTCCAAGTTATTCCCACCACCAACACAACTATATCAAACAGAAAGCTAGCTGTTGAGAGAACAAGTCTTACCTTATAGGGAAAAGAAATAGTTATCAGTGCTGGAAGTATACTGCAGACTGTTATGCACACTTAACAGCAGTTTTAAACCTGTCTTGAAGCCAGATTAGcctcaagaggaaaaaagaaagaggcaaaaaattATTAACTATTAAAAATTAAGGCACAAacttgttctgctgctgttgtagAAACTTGGATTGTATGTGAGACCTACATAAAATGCCCAGGGGCAACAAAAAGTGTTTGGAGAAAAATTCAGCATGGGGACTTTGAATAAGAGAACAGAGGaatctgaattattttattccaaaCAGTATAGAACTGTACCTTTGAATTCATGCTTTTATAAAAGAGATTATAAATCACTAGTCAGACTAAAGTATATAGCTGGTTTTTAAAGAATCTTTTCTATAATGATGGAATACCCAAAAGGTAAATTTTGACAATGATTAAAAATCCTTCCCATTGTGAACAGCGTGCAGTTCACTGGAATATAGCTCTCTGAACATGACTACGTTCCAGATGATTaaagatttcttcttctgtttctggAGTGAGCTGTATATTATCTTTGATTGGAGACAGAGGATCTGACTTTCTACAAGAAGGAAGTTTTTCATACTCTctgcacaaaaaaaccaaagacaaaacaaaacgaAAGAATTATgagatattttgtttttctaaccACAGGCGAGTAAGAATACACAGgttaaaacaaagcaagacCCGTCACCTAACTACCCACTCCACCTATGAAtaagtacaaaataaaaatttgtgatgcagttttaatttcaattttagtACAACTGAACAACTTCACTGAAAGTGAAAGAATAATAGCTGTTAGCTTTATCTATGAAAGACTGTATGCACACCATCCTACTCTGGTTTGTACATGCCTCCTTGACATTTAAGTCTTCTGAATAAGTGTAGTCTTATAGATATCTCTATATCTCTATATCTCTATATCTCTATCCTGTGAGTCTTGACATTAAGGGAGAACAGATTAGTGTCCCACATGATTTATTTGCCATAAGGTAATGTAACTGTTAAAACATTAGGCTAATTAAGAAACATCTTAAAATCTGACAAAATAAAGAATACTCAGAGCTAAGCAAGTCCTATCAGTAAAAACCCCCAATTTTGTGAAATgtgttgagaaaaaaaatcccctaaaagCTAATAAACTATTGCTTATATAGAAGTAAGTAATGCAAAAATATATATCCCCAGTATAAACACCCAGAGGttacaaaccaaccaaaactgCATGACTAAAATGTGCATGGTGGGAACCTAGTCTTGCAACCATCAGCAGAGAGTGCCACCTAGGCTCACACTGTTCTATCGGCCTGTATTCGGATAAATCCAAATATATGAATTTTCTCTGTGTGAGCGACTCTGATCAGACATTCCCAAACAGAGGTCAAGCAATAAATGCACAAACACTTTCACTTCTTCCTTGAAACTGTCAGTCATTCTTACACCCATAAGGAGGATAATAAAAAGTAAGAtttctaaaaatgtaaataccacaagtaatattttttaaacagaaagcagTTGTATGTTTACAATAACCTAACCTAAGGCCCAAACTTACTAAAATACATTCATCTGAGTTAACACATGCTTACCAGTATCAACATTTACTACTCAGTGCAAAGAATACTTTTGTTCCACTCACATTTGGAACATTTGGTTTCAAgatagtaaaaataattttgtttaaataagaCTTATTTATTCAAAGCTGAGATTGCCACTTAAAGCTGGGAAAACTTTTCCACCAGGAGTTTTTACCTGAGCCCATGGAGATAGTGTGAGTTAGAATACCTACACTTCAGGttctgttttacatttttaaaataatcgtTGCCCTTCAAGTTCAAACCTTGAACCTATCTGCAGAAACTTCAAGTTAGACAAGTCATCTCCACAAGGAAAAACAATAGCATTTTATAATGTGCAAGAATGTCTCTTGTAGCCAGATACTCCAGCTAACAGAAATATTCCATCAATTCACCATCATCTTGAAAGCAGAACACTTCTGACAATCAGCCATCTCTAAATGTGAGGGACACAGAGTCTAGTAGAAGCAACCTTGTATTCAACTAAATTTAGCAACTTTTATGCAGCTTTTGCATTTAGATCAATAAATGATTTTTGGTGTTTGATGGCAAACAATGGCAATGATTTTCATATCAATTATGGTAAACTAAATGTACTTATCAATAAAATTcagtaaattaattttaccTGAGAGTTTTTCCtggttagaaagaaaaaagtaattctaaGAGTTTATTTACCAAAACCCATGCTTCATGTTTACATCAAGATTAGGAAGTTATAAATTGTATGTAGAAAATATCTAGTCTTGCACTATTACCCCTATTGAGTTGTATGGAGAACACATGTAGGTCTGCTTAGAAAATtgcttctttgggaaaaaagtgTGCAGGGTACTAAGTAAAGGGTTAAAGCAACTCACCTTTTAAATTGGAAGCTTTTCCAGAGTTCACCAATAGTGGATTGCAGTCCCAGCTTATTTTCGGTATCACAgtcctttctcttctgcagaGGTGACAGTTTCCTGCTTAGTCCACTTACTTTAGCTGGTATCAATGTCTTGAGCTTTGTTACCATATGTGACCTTGTATTACTGGATTTACGTAATCCAGGAACCTGTGGGATTTTAATATTGCAGTACACATGGTTAAAATGACAACCTGCAAGCAACAGGTATTATGCTGCAAAGCTTATAATCAAAAAAGTGCTTTACATTGTGTTGAGATAACGCAATCTGAAATGCCACAACAAAGTGTATTTAGACAGTGTCTATAATCtaaaaaatggcatttcaaaCATAAGACATACTGCAGCTGTAAGAACTGGCAAACCAGCCTCCCTatctacaagaaagacattgaggcactggaatgggcCCAGAGAGAGGTGATGGAGCTGTGAAGGGtgtggagcacaagtcttacgACAAGCAACTGAGGTAGCTCGTAGTGTTTAGCCTGatgaaaaggaggctcagggggaaccttTACCACTCTcaacaactgcctgaaaggaggctgtagccaggtgggggttggcctcttctgcCAGGCAACTAgtaataggacaagaggaaatggcctcaagttgcaccaggggaagtttagaatggatattaggaaaaatttcttcctgcaaagggttgtaaagcactggaacagtctgcccagagaagtggcaGGATCAcaattcctggaagtgttcaaaaattgTGTAGATACAGTACATCAGGATTCAGTAcaatggtgaacatggtggtgctgggttgacagCTAGACCTGACcgtaaaggtcttttccaatcttaatgattccatgattctattaCTGAAATTACATTGTTTCTaccttgtcttggggtgactttatgatgtgtatcccatattgctgccctatgcccagaaattaattcttgtgcctttctatgcctctaaactgagcctgagagggggaaagaaaaaactgagcaaaactttttcaaagcagtttgcagcttgttcaaggtcacacagagatagcgactttttttcccagctgtgggcaggggagtgaggaagcacccagcttgctgctgctgggtcaGTTTctggccagtttttcagttcccttttctccagagagagactgagagttgaacttttctttccttccctggaatttcagattttctcccttttctgctggactgcttcaatatcagagcacatcgggaggactttccaccgggcacagaggccctggccctgggccaagccccagctccgaggagaccaaagggaggactctgacactttcccaggttttttctccacagcgagggattttattatttggcattattatccttttcccgtgtgtttggtaaataaatagtttttatctctttcactttccttcaaggaaaatttattttttcccgaacctggtgagGGAAaggtggtgacctgccttctctcagaggatatatttctaaatttggccaaaatGGCACAATATACTAAGCAGATCTCAGTATTCCAAGGAGGGAAAAAGTGTTTAGAATGTAAGCTAAAAACTGGAACAAGAATactaggaagaagaaaataaaatcttaaaactACCTGCTTTatagtattttgctttttatttatcaCTTCAACCTTTTTGCAACACGTGAAGGCACTCAAATCCTATGTATCTCTGTAGTACCAAATTACATCAGTTATAACTTAATTTAGCTAACCCAAAAGTAGGCAAAGCTGCATGGTGAACACCTGCTAAGAAACTTAAAGCTAGAGCAGAACGCTCTTTTCTATTATCAACATTAGCCTCTTTGCTAAGCTCACAGCAATTGTGTACAATAATTAGCAGTAAAAACCACAGCTGAAATAGTATCACAGAAATAAACATGAGGTTTTAGGGAGCTCAGAATCACATAAGCATTTGTTAGTAAAAAGCTTTTATTAGTTTTGATATTAGAATTGAATAGGTAGCACTTCACATTTTGGTTTGGAACCACAGTAAGAGATGACAAATTTTTCAGACTGCCTCCCCAGTTACTAAGTTTCTCTACACTTAATCTACATAGCTGATATTCACTTTatgaaaatcagaataaatTATGCTTTAAGTGATTAACCGCTTCTTCCCTAAATCTGCAActcatttttccctttggtATGTTCTACTGTATTTAACACCAGCAAACACTTCCCCTGTTTTACACTTGCAGGATTCCTAGTAAGAACCCTAACAAGACTTTAGTAAATTCTAAAAGAAAACTAAGACAAAAGTGGTGCTCCTTATCTTTATGGTCTTACTGGTCTACAACTCCCAGGAGTACAAGAGTCTGGGTGTGTCCAAGTTACAATATGACAGACCTTTTGGCTGTTGCTGGCAGGTTAGTTTTTGGCCAAGCCAGTTTTCTGGTGTAATTCCTTCTTATTACTACCAGcacataaaggaaaaacagagaattCGTGGCCATAGAAATAAGTGGGGGAAATCCTCCTACTAGCCACTTGCTCTAAACAAACCCAATATATTGTCCTCACAGATTTTCATCAGTTTTTGTTTACTGAAGGGCTCCAACCATgatgaaattttgtttttacatGATGCTTATATTATATCAGTACTTCCATAATGTGATTCCCCAATATTTAATGTATTCATTCTTCCAATATACCTTCCAAGGTGagcaaaaaatgtaaaaaatattaaatacagcCTTAAAACCAAAGTAATAAAATTCTGAATGCCAGGACGATTTCCTTGCTCAGtcttgctgaggaaaagcaggaaaaatgttaatgctccaaaatacaaatgttaaTCTCTCCTTAACAAATAAGTTCCTAACAATAACCACAAGATGTCACTATTTTACAAACCACACAATATTCTTGTGTGGCAGAGAGAAGCTTGTGACTTTTCGTCTGTCTATAAGAAAACTTATTAGGCATATACATAGTAGCATGAAAACATCTTCCTGTTACTTATTCATCTTTTGGCCAATTCTAATGGCAACACCTAAGGAGTCAGAGCTGTTAAAGCCTTAGAAGTTTTATCAACTAGACAAATGTATCAAGCTTTTAGAAATGTCCCAAAGACAAGGAACACAAGTTTATTCTTAGACATCTCAGAAACCACAGAGGAATCAAATTACAGTTGTGTCTTGTGACCGTATCTGGACTGTGAACACTACTGCCATTTATATCATTAAGCCTGAAGTGGATTTTCTTGCCTTAGCTTATTTTACACCAAAGTGTTTAAAATCCCCAAACACATTGCAACTTGGTTATCAATCACAGGTGGTTATATTTCACCTCAGCTCCAGTGTAGATGAACAAGAATAAAGCAATGCAAATATTGGCAAGACAAAGCAAAAGTCTTTAATTACAAGTTCTAAAATGTACTAGTAGAAACTCTGATTTCCAGAGTTTAGTAAAGCTCATAAAGTTCGAGGAATTCTTACCTTGGTCTTTatgactgtatttttttttccagtttgaacAGCAGAAAATAGTGGAGACAGAACACATCGATCATCATCCAGTTTTGAACTGGAATCAGACTCCTTAAAGAGAAAATTGATTTGGTTTCTAAACAGGTTGCCTTTTTGTAAGCACAATATATGTTTTCATATCTacgtatatatatacacactttAAGGTATAATGTTTTCAGCAGTTCTGAGAACTCATACAAAAACCTGTACTTTTTAGCAACACTACAAAGGCCTGCATATGctttttgaaagcatttcagGGACTAaaagcagagagcaaaaggTTGCCTACCAGATGTTTTTATGAGCCACTGCAGTGATAGCAGCAGAAAGACTGAAGgcaaaccaaaaccagagaaCAGACTTTATTTAAGCTATATTCAATCCATTCTATACAATTACGTTAAGCATTAATAAGAATAtgatcattctgtgattctgtttagAGACAAATTTTGTTAGCACAAGTTACATCATCTGTAGGGCACCATTCTGAAAAGGAGACTTCACTGCataatttcttttataatttaaagtgaaaacaaatgctgaaaCAATGTCTAATTTTCTTACCTTTGAACCTGAGCTGTTGTTGGACACTTGCATGATTTCTGAAGACTCCAAACTGCATTCTGATGGCTCACAAGACCCGTGAGACTGGGATGATTGTTCCAGTTCTATTAAGGGGGAGGACTCTTCCTCTGATTCATCACACACTGCCCCATTAATCTGATCTTCCTGGGTTACAATGCAGTTGTTTCTCTGCTGGTGAAACTGCTGTGAAAATACAGTATGAGATGGACCAAGACTTTCTGAGTTACTTTCGAGGCTGCTAAACCACTGGAAACAacttttctgcatttctccagGAGGTTTAAAGACAGTCCTTGAtgatttttcactttctgaaaACCTAGAAACATCTTCTGCTACATGTTCTGTTTCCTGTTTCTGGCAATCCTGCTCAGCATCTCGAGTTAGATCACCATCATCCTTCTTTGCTGTACTGTCAAATGTAACTGCATCATTGCAGAAAaacctaaaaaagaaaaaaaaaagaaaaagaaaaaaaaaaataaggcaagGGAGAAGAAAGTTATGCAAATGAGTATGTCGTCTCCAATCATTGTCTCTATCCgtcaattttattttccaggtaTACTTCCAGACAAGTTATTTTGGCAATGGGAAAAGTCCCTAAGGGACACATTTAGcaaataacagtaaaaaaaagtaggaaaaagtaTCTGTAAAAACGGCATTAATTGACTGAAATACTAAGAAGATTCTTCACCTGAAAGAGAAACATCTAGAAATCCTACAGAATTTAAGAATATATTAATTAACGATAAAGCTAAGCAGTAGTGAAATACTTCAGCACCACTTATCAAGGAAACTAGAACcttactactttttttcctatgctatcacagcagctcctgagaaTACTGAGCACAGATTTAGGGAAGAATCTATCATCAGTCACAACTATTAATTTTTGAtgcaacataaaaaaatactttcaaaaactTTCAGCTCAGAAAGGTGTGCTTTGAAACTAAGGTATTAAGACTGCTCCATAAAATTACAGTGctcaaaaatattcagattaTTTAAGATAAAAATTACACAATAATAGACTTATTTGTGATAGTGTTTTGTAAAACAAATTCAAGTAGCTGTGGCCAAATGtgactaaatgaaaaaaaacctaacacaGTCCCTCTTCTcaaagtgctgctgcagagatcaGCAACGTCAACTGAATGGGATGTGGTAAGAAGAGGTATTTGTCACAGAGTACGACCAGGTTTAGCTttactgaaacaaacaaaaggccCTGTCAACTTAAGTCCATGTATTCACTCGCTGCTTACATATTTGCCACAAAGTAGCTGCCTTTGGTTTTTTGAGATACATCACATGTTCTttacctggaaaaaaaccccagccaatTAATTCCTAATTAATTTTGATACCCGGAGGTATTGATCACTGAATTaatcacagggctggagcacctctcctacaaagacaggctgagaaagtcagcttggaaaagaaaaagctccagggagaccttacagcACCTTGCAGTACCTACAGGGGagcctacaagagagctggaaagggacttttcacaagggcatgtagtgacaggacaagagggaaggATCTTAAGCTGAAGAAGGTTGAAATTAGATATTGGGAAataattcttcactgtgagcgTGATGATGCACTGGACcagcttgcccagagaagttgcatatgccccatccctggaagtgttcaagatcAAGCTGGATGGatctctgggcagcctggtctagtgaaaagtGTCCTGACAATgtcaggggggttggaatgagatgattttaaggtcccctccaaaccaaaccattctgtgattctatgaaaagtcTCAGCCTTCACTTCTGCAGTAAAAAGTGAACATTATCTATCTCACAAAGAGATAGCATGCCTAGCACAAAGGAGCCTCCATCTTGGCTCAGGTGCAATACAGTTGCATAAAAAGTCTGAGGTagcatttttcctattttcagtATTCGGGCTATTTAGCAACCAGGACAGCAAATAGTATTTTGCTACTTATGAAAATGTGATATAAGCATACCTGCTTCTTGTTCCTGGAACAATTacaacatccttctctttgtttttcctttgtaaaaagGAAGCGAATTTATTTCTAACTCTGGGCAAGGAATTAGAGCTTTCTTGAGTGATGGAATTCCCTGGAGAATCAAGGCTTTGTATTGCTGACACACTCCTTTGTGCTTGACcatcatcactctccttcttgattctttttgtttttgaaaacgAGTATTGCTTCAACAGATCTCCATCTGAGATTTCTTCTGAATCTAAAGACAATTTAAGCATCACTGTAGAAGCACATTCTACAATTAACCAGTTACGAGATAACTAAATATTACATATTTACTCTCACAGGCTTAAAAATATTAGTAAGGTCTGGTAAGAACATTATTGACAATACAGTTTAGATGTCTTTAACACCACTGTTTTCTAGTGCATAGCCTTAAAAATAACTCAGTGAAAAGGTAGACGGAATGAAGGCAGAACAAGTAGAATGAAACTGCATTTGATTGAAAATTGCTAAACTACCTACAGACATTGATAAGTGAGGGATTAGGAAGATATCATGcgtaacaaaggaaaaaaataaagccctaGTAGCATAatcagaaagcaaaggaagcagaggaaaacactTAACATATTAGATAAAGCACAATAggaacaaaaaagtgcctcttCTATTACAAGCTCATTGTTTATTTGAGCACGCATAACTCAGGTGGTATAGAAGACAAGATATCACAGATGTactagagaaaatgaaaaagttggCATAAAGAACACCTATACAGGGGACAGAGGCTGCACAGTCTGAGTACAGAAAACATTCTTTATGTTCTCTCTGACCTAATATCAATGCTAGGAAAAACAGGCTGTTTTAACTTCTTCACATGCCATTTTAAGATcgaaattaaaaccaaaactataTCAAAATACAGACTGTATTGAACATAGCTTGAAATTTATAGTAAACCATTTGTAGCAGAGTTTTATAGCAAACCAAAGAAAGTTAAAATCAAGTCCTGTTGAAAGTTTGCTGTCACCCTTAATCATTATCTAGGCTTGTTAGTCTTGTAGTTTGCTGAAAACAGAATACAGACAATAACAGTTATGAGTTAAGCCTCTGAAGTCTCATACCATAAAGTACAAGataaaatcctttcttttcccacagCCTTCTACTGTTATTCATATacttatttaataaaaacatacCACTCCTTGGCCTTTTTGCCAAGAGCTCTTTGCCTGCAAGCTTTAGTCCTTTAACACTAATTATCTTCTCCATCCCTTTGGTTGTTGGTTTCTCTGGGAAATGCATTTTAGGAGGAGCAGTATCTTCAGTGGGGCCAAACTTGTACTCTCTGCTCCAAATGCTATTTACACGATTATCACGTCGGTCATTCcacccacaacttctctgcTGCACAGGCTacaaaaaaacaattaaaaaccaAGACATAGGTTTATAATCTTGCCTTCTATATATGATTTCTTGACTTAGCATACAAGGAAGGACACTTTGACATTTGGACATCTAGTGATATACTCTACATAAACCATTTTTTGTTCTCACAATTCTCATGCTTTTCATGCTTCTTTTTGTGCTGCCATGATGTCTCCATTTCAATATGGCACAAGTGACTACTTGCTCATCTCAGACCAAatttaaagtttaaattttttttttattctagaaAACAATTTTGGATTATTCTTGGAAGAAATCCAAAACACTGAGAATTCTCTCTTTAAATCATTCACTTCTGTAAATAGATTTAAGGACTTACCAAAAGTGTCTGGAAGTAAAACAAATACTGAAGTAAAAtgccatgaaaaataaaactttaccTTTAGAAAGAGTGAGAATTATGTGTGTGGGAGCACACAGTTTCTGTAATGCCAGAATAGCTTTCACTGAAAATTCATTTGCGGATAACATTGAATCAGATTTTCCCGTTAACGTTCAGACCCACATCGAATTCTTAACAAAGAACAAAGATGTTACCTGTGCCGTGTCGGGGCTGTAGTTATCAATTTGCTCCATTGTACCGATATCAATGTTGCCAATGGCAATTTGAAAAGCAGTATCATCACCAACATGTCTGTTCCCATCACAGTAAAGGAAAATATCTGAACATTACATTGTATTTCAACAACCGTACCATGAAAGTTAGAACAGCTGCTCTCCCAGTTTTGGGCTAAAGAGCATTTGGGCCAAAGCGATTACTACTACTGCTCCTGGCTCAATATGATGTACAGCAATTGTAATAGATCTGCACTCCTTGGCAAGTCATCAAAGTCAAAATTAAATCCTTCAATTATCAGCAGGAGAGGCAGCAACTTTCTCCTTCCTAATTTCTGGAAATGCCAGAGATGAGGTGGCTTGAACATACAAAGCTAGTAACTACATCAACAGTCccctttccttcattttcctaATCTTCCATGTTGAGATTTACGTTGCACAGATGTGGCAAAATGCTACCTCTCTTGTATAGGAAGAGGGATCTGGTAAAACAGGAAATGTTAAATTAGAGAATGAGTTGAACACAAATTGCAAGAATTAAACTGGGAGAGATTGTAACATACAACACAGGCAGAAATTCAAGACAGCCATACAGCAATGAGTTTATGTTTAACCTGTATTTAACAATTTGttttctaaagagaaaaaaaaaaaatcaataactTTTGCCTAAAACAATGTATCAATGATAGGTCACTTAGCTACCCcctgcacttttaaaaaattgatcaaaatcagagcaaaggagaaaagaagaaacccccccaaaaatttAAGACTGCAGAAAAGCCAGGCTTTAGTCAACAGCAGGGAggcaacaaaaaaatctaagtACACCACAgatacaataaaaattaaaagataccACATCAGCTCACCCTTATTTGCCCATTCTGCTGTTTCAACACAAAGGATACCGTCCTGCATAAGTTAGTGTTTCTGGATCAATATCATCTCCATATGCATTCAGAGGAACTAATTTTCTGTTGACAGGATCAAAAACTAACTGATACAGGAATGTATTATTAGCTCGTGTAAAACCCTGTATGTATTCTTCTGGTACTGTTATATTCATCTTCAAGTACTGCCCCATTTTCTTAATAACCtgtcaaaaaagaaattactcaaCTGTTTCATTTCAACAGTTCACACAAAAGGCTAAATACATTTCAATTATTAATTATCTTTGCTTGTAATTAAATGCAGAATGAGTGTCCTACTACAACAAGCCGATTCATcttagaaaggaaagaaaatggaactTCGTACATTATTTTCCCACTCAGATTGTTTCCAATCACGTAAATAACACAACTTTTTATAATTCCTTgttcagtaaataaataaatacaaaatgtgATTAGAAAAACAGATAATCTCCTAAAGGTGTATTTGTTTAAACTAATGCACATCAAATTTTTATCATTCATATTATCAGGACATAGAAGCAATATGTGGGTGTTTTTataacagaaacaaaagcagaactTAACCAGAATAAACCCTGGCATATTACTCAGAGataaattaaagcaaataatGATTTACATGGGAAAAGTTCAAAGTTCCCTTTTTACCTCCACAAAAGCCAAACCAGTTGCTTTGATGTCTGCTCTATAtgataaaaaacattttaaaatgaaaaatcatagTTCTTTGTctatgagagaaaaaaaaatacactaaaaCACACAAGCAATTTGAGAAAGAAGACAACACACTAAGTTAATTAAACTGCATACTAAAATGCTTTTCTGGATTAGATTTACCTGCCTCCAGGACAGCCCCATGAGGTATTCTTATTAGCTCTTAACCTCTCTAATCCCTTACTACTCACAGAGAAATTACTCCCGCCCCTCTTagcctttttatttcctaatatgagattttttaaaatttcatacattggacaagaaaaaaacaccctATAGTGATTTGTTTTGCATCATATCACACTTTTCTTCCATACTGTTTTTAATATAGAAATGTCCATATCCATACATACATCATTAACTAAGATTCCCAATCCCTACTCCTCCCCCCCACCACAGATAAATATGTACTTATACAAAAGTAACAGTTCATTTAGCAGTTCCAATAACTAAtctgcagaaacaaaagaaagtggtaatgaggggggggaaaaatccaaagtcttagaaaaaattaagtttccCTTCAAACAGAATATACAACTGAAGGATTAGAACAACTCTTTATCTAAGTTTACTTTGGTGTATTtcttataaatatataaaagctTCAACATTTAAGTTTAGTTCAGCATCTTTTATAAGCACAggtaaaaattactttttagtATTCTCCTCAAAAATGCAGGAAGTCAAGAACCCTTCATATTTTCAACTGAGTGTTAAATTTCATATATACTGATATAGGctcccaaaaaaccaaaacacaaagcaaaactgaGTTTACCTTTATAATATCTGGATTGTTGGCTAATCTTATTAACTTGCATGCTTTAGCTAACCCAATTCCATGAATTGATGGGAGGTAGTCACAACCAGAAAGAATACACATATAGCGGAATTTCTCTTCTGTAAATACATTTCCAAGCTGCTTACAGTTTCCTAGTCGAGCTTGATCTATCTCTAGTCCATTTCCAAACTTATCAATTTTCAGAAACACCTAAAAATTAAGAGGAAGCGAAAATAGTAATTTTCATCCATATAAGCTGGTTCATTGCACTTGGTGGAAACAACAGAGGCAAAGTGCTCTTCTCATCTCTTCTGTTTCCCACATTTACTGCAGAAGAGTTAATCCATACATCAAACATATTTGGCAACTTCAAACTCTGTTTTTCAGGTATCAGCAAGAGGTAAAGGCTATTAGTATTCTCTTCC
The DNA window shown above is from Corvus hawaiiensis isolate bCorHaw1 chromosome 3, bCorHaw1.pri.cur, whole genome shotgun sequence and carries:
- the EXO1 gene encoding exonuclease 1 is translated as MGIQGLLQFIKEAAEPSHVKKYKGLTVAVDTYCWLHKGAYACAEKLARGEPTDIYVAFCMKLVHMLLSFGIKPILVFDGCTLPSKKEVEKARREKRQASLLKGKQLLQEGRLSEARECFGRSVNITHAMAHEVIKAARAQGVDCIVAPYEADAQLAYLNKTGMVQAIITEDSDLLAFGCKKVFLKIDKFGNGLEIDQARLGNCKQLGNVFTEEKFRYMCILSGCDYLPSIHGIGLAKACKLIRLANNPDIIKVIKKMGQYLKMNITVPEEYIQGFTRANNTFLYQLVFDPVNRKLVPLNAYGDDIDPETLTYAGRHVGDDTAFQIAIGNIDIGTMEQIDNYSPDTAQPVQQRSCGWNDRRDNRVNSIWSREYKFGPTEDTAPPKMHFPEKPTTKGMEKIISVKGLKLAGKELLAKRPRSDSEEISDGDLLKQYSFSKTKRIKKESDDGQAQRSVSAIQSLDSPGNSITQESSNSLPRVRNKFASFLQRKNKEKDVVIVPGTRSRFFCNDAVTFDSTAKKDDGDLTRDAEQDCQKQETEHVAEDVSRFSESEKSSRTVFKPPGEMQKSCFQWFSSLESNSESLGPSHTVFSQQFHQQRNNCIVTQEDQINGAVCDESEEESSPLIELEQSSQSHGSCEPSECSLESSEIMQVSNNSSGSKESDSSSKLDDDRCVLSPLFSAVQTGKKNTVIKTKVPGLRKSSNTRSHMVTKLKTLIPAKVSGLSRKLSPLQKRKDCDTENKLGLQSTIGELWKSFQFKREYEKLPSCRKSDPLSPIKDNIQLTPETEEEIFNHLERSHVQRAIFQ